The following proteins are encoded in a genomic region of Coffea eugenioides isolate CCC68of chromosome 6, Ceug_1.0, whole genome shotgun sequence:
- the LOC113775931 gene encoding protein MIZU-KUSSEI 1: MKNRQVMAVNTLPRTSSCRSTQDIIPTNYLRSSSFVPDPSEEFSDRSLVRRGGSPISFQRFNKARYGLSTLLRSFLNIISFPAILPTCRWLNIPTQLSITPSLGRKVTGTLFGHRRGHVSFAVQENPRSEPVSIIELAVSTATLVKEMSSGLVRIALECEKTVPSRGRSTKLVSEPMWTMYCNGRKCGYALTRACSDSDWHVLNTIQSVSVGAGVIPLMEDGRKASASEGELLYMRARFERVVGSRDSEAFYMMNPDGNGGPELSIFLLRI; the protein is encoded by the coding sequence ATGAAAAATAGACAAGTAATGGCTGTCAACACCCTACCAAGAACCAGCAGCTGCAGAAGTACACAAGACATTATTCCCACAAACTACTTAAGGTCATCATCTTTCGTCCCTGATCCTTCTGAAGAATTCTCCGATCGATCCCTCGTCCGAAGAGGTGGCTCCCCTATCTCTTTCCAACGTTTCAACAAAGCCCGTTATGGATTGTCAACTCTTCTTAGGTCATTCCTCAACATAATCTCCTTCCCAGCCATCCTCCCCACGTGCAGATGGCTTAACATCCCTACCCAACTGTCGATCACGCCTTCATTAGGCCGGAAAGTCACGGGAACGTTGTTTGGCCACCGGAGAGGCCACGTTAGCTTCGCAGTTCAAGAAAATCCCAGATCAGAACCGGTTTCTATAATCGAACTAGCGGTCTCAACTGCAACTTTAGTGAAGGAGATGTCATCCGGGTTAGTGCGAATCGCGCTGGAGTGTGAGAAAACTGTACCCTCCCGTGGCCGGTCCACCAAGCTGGTTAGTGAACCAATGTGGACTATGTACTGCAATGGTAGAAAATGTGGCTACGCGCTCACACGCGCGTGTTCCGACTCCGATTGGCACGTGCTTAACACCATACAGAGCGTGTCAGTTGGTGCCGGAGTTATTCCGTTGATGGAGGATGGCCGGAAAGCCAGTGCTTCGGAGGGGGAGTTGCTGTACATGAGGGCCAGGTTTGAAAGAGTTGTGGGGAGCCGTGACTCGGAAGCTTTCTACATGATGAACCCTGATGGGAATGGAGGGCCAGAACTAAGCATATTTTTGCTTAGGATTTGA